A segment of the Leptospiraceae bacterium genome:
TAGAGAATTGTGTGTTCCATCGCAATACGGGGGATTTTTCGTGTTTTTACATCCACAAAAATATACTGTATCTGTTTGTGCTATTTGGCACATTACAGGTTTCATACCGGTTTGGTTTCTTGCGTGTGCTCCATCGCAAAATGGCTGTTTTGCGGAATGACCACAAGTACAC
Coding sequences within it:
- a CDS encoding CDGSH iron-sulfur domain-containing protein; its protein translation is MSEPIIPQKGPYAVDVKEGEKKAWCTCGHSAKQPFCDGAHARNQTGMKPVMCQIAQTDTVYFCGCKNTKNPPYCDGTHNSL